The proteins below are encoded in one region of Sminthopsis crassicaudata isolate SCR6 chromosome 1, ASM4859323v1, whole genome shotgun sequence:
- the LOC141551938 gene encoding olfactory receptor 1f45-like gives MEGKNNSIVSEFILLGLSDEPEQQRFLFFLFLLLYLITGLGNLLIMLAISSDPHLHTPMYFFLSNLSLVDIYVTSTTIPKMLSNHLSKNRTISYAGCLTQVFFFIWFAGIDSILLTAMAYDRYVAICAPLHYNTVMTPRVCVLLVLVSWSWAITNSLTHTVLLTQLSFCGHNEIPNFFCDLSPLLKLACSDTFINDLMVYTVRALTAFLPFIGILLSYAHIFIAVMKISSVSGMQKVFSTCGSHLTVVCLFYGTVIGVYFSPTSTHTAQQDTAASMIYTLITPMLNPFIYSLRNKDMKGALRRLITRKLGFTV, from the coding sequence atggaagggaaaaataattctatAGTTTCAGAGTTCATCCTTCTGGGACTTTCAGATGAACCAGAACAGCAGAGGTTCCTGTTCTTCCTATTCCTCCTTTTGTACCTGATCACAGGGCTGGGAAACCTTCTCATCATGCTGGCTATAAGTTCTGACCCACACCTCCACACTCCCATGTATTTCTTCCTCAGTAACTTGTCCCTGGTTGACATCTACGTCACCTCCACCACCATTCCCAAGATGCTGAGCAATCACCTATCCAAAAACAGAACAATTTCTTATGCTGGATGCCTGACACAAGTATTCTTCTTTATTTGGTTTGCAGGGATTGATAGCATCCTCCTTACTGCCATGGCTTATGACCGCTATGTGGCTATTTGTGCACCCCTACATTATAATACAGTCATGACTCCAAGGGTCTGTGTCCTTCTAGTACTAGTGTCTTGGTCTTGGGCCATTACTAATTCCCTGACACATACTGTCTTGCTGACTCAGTTGTCATTCTGTGGCCACAATgaaattcctaattttttctgtGACCTCAGTCCCCTTTTGAAGTTAGCCTGCTCAGATACCTTCATCAATGACTTGATGGTCTACACAGTGAGAGCACTAACAGCATTTCTTCCCTTCATTGGAATACTCCTCTCCTATGCACACATTTTCATAGCTGTAATGAAAATTTCATCTGTGAGTGGGATGCAGAAAGTTTTCTCCACCTGTGGTTCCCATCTCACCGTGGTCTGTCTTTTTTATGGAACAGTCATTGGGGTGTACTTCAGTCCTACATCCACCCACACTGCCCAACAAGATACAGCAGCATCCATGATCTACACTCTGATCACCCCCATGCTGAATCCTTTCATCTACAGCCTAAGAAACAAGGACATGAAAGGAGCCTTGAGGAGGCTCATCACTAGGAAACTAGGATTCACTGTATGA